The window TTTAAAAGATCCGTCCTTGGTTTTTACAACCGATACAACAGATGGCAGAAGGTTGTCGCCTGCGGGATTTTATGCCAAAAATGAACAGCCATTGGTGGTGATGAATGGTACTTTCTTTTCCTTCGAGACTAACCGAAACCTGAATCTGGTCATTAAGGATGGGAAAGTGGTGGCGCATAATATTGGCTCGGTGTATGATAAACGCGATGAAGTTTATTACTATGTAACCAGATCAGCCATAGGCATTGATGCATCAGGTAATGCGGACGTGGCCTGGATTTATTCAGATAGTGCCAAAGCACAGGCTTATGCGCTTCGTTTTCCTGCCAATCGCTGGGGTAAAACGCCTGCTCGTTCTGTTAAAGAGATTGCTGCTAAAACAGATATTCAAAAATGGTCCATGCAAACTGCGATTGCCGGCGGGCCATCCTTGATCCGTGATGGACATATTTGTATTAGTAATGAGCAGGAGCGGATGTTTCGTGGAAAGCAGATTGATGATAAGCATCCTCGAACAGCCATGGGATATACTGCTGACGGGAAACTGATTTTACTGGTTGTTCAGGGCAGGATGCCTGGTGTGGCTGAAGGGGCTAGCTTGGGAGAGCAAGCCAGAGTCTTAAAAGAATTAGGTTGTTATGAAGCGCTTAATCTTGATGGCGGTGGCAGCAGTTGTTTATTAGTGAATGGTAAAGAAACGATTCAACCCTCCGATAAAGAAGGGCAAAGGCCTGTTCCTGCAGTATTCATGATCAAACAAAAGCGTTGAGCTTAACGCATTTTTGCCCATTTCAAACACACAGGACTGGATACAGGAATGCGTTGGTCGGTATCCGTTAGCATACCTGTTTTGGAATCTCTTTTGAAGATGACAATTTCATCTGTTTCCTGATTAGCTACTAATAAGAATTTGCCACTGGGATCTATGGTGAAGTTTCGTGGTTTTACTCCCTTTGTGTCCTGATGGTTCAATAAAGTAAGCATACCACTTTTTTCATCAATACGGAATATCGCCAACGTATTAGATGTCCCTCTGTTTGATGCATACAGAAATTTACCGTCATTACTTATGTGTACATCGGCACCACCAATACTACCTTTAAATGCAGGTGGCAGGGCAGAAATTCTTTGTACACTTTTTAAACCACCATCTTGGGTTCTTCTAAATGCATGGATGTGTCCGCTTAATTCTTCTACTGCATAAACAAAAGGAGCAGAGGGGTGAATTTCTACATGCCTTGGCCCAGCACCTGGCGGAGATATGCCTGGTTGATACATTACCCATGGTTTGCCGTTTTTAGCATCAAAGCGATAAACCATTATTTTATCAATGCCTAAATCTGGTACTAATAGAAATGCATTGTCAGGTGTAAAATAAGTTGCATGCACATGCGGTGATTTTTGGCGAGTGGTATCTGGTCCGCTGCCTTTGTGCTGAATGGTATAAGCTGCTGTGTCGATACTGCCGTTTGCCAAAACTTTGAATATGCTGAAATTGCCACTGCTGTAATTGCCTGCTGCAACCCATTGTCCTGTTTTATCTGTGGCGATATAGCAGGGATGATCTCCTTTGCTGTCTCGCTTGCCAAGAAATTGTAGTTTGCCATTCGCTTTATCAAAACTGTATGCACTTACCGCGCCAAGGCCATTACCATCTTCATTAACAGCATACACAAATTTTTCATTTGGAGATACTGCTAGAAAAGAAGGATTGG is drawn from Chitinophagales bacterium and contains these coding sequences:
- a CDS encoding phosphodiester glycosidase family protein, whose protein sequence is MRIGLIVSLLLLCSAVQAQKIQWQNVDSLFGPLPASVHVFKTTTPLEKGKANLAFYVVADLKDPSLVFTTDTTDGRRLSPAGFYAKNEQPLVVMNGTFFSFETNRNLNLVIKDGKVVAHNIGSVYDKRDEVYYYVTRSAIGIDASGNADVAWIYSDSAKAQAYALRFPANRWGKTPARSVKEIAAKTDIQKWSMQTAIAGGPSLIRDGHICISNEQERMFRGKQIDDKHPRTAMGYTADGKLILLVVQGRMPGVAEGASLGEQARVLKELGCYEALNLDGGGSSCLLVNGKETIQPSDKEGQRPVPAVFMIKQKR
- a CDS encoding lactonase family protein, coding for MRFISILLAFICFSSSAQNKHYLLVGTYTQKASKGIYVYEFNSLNGSFQERGSINSSNPSFLAVSPNEKFVYAVNEDGNGLGAVSAYSFDKANGKLQFLGKRDSKGDHPCYIATDKTGQWVAAGNYSSGNFSIFKVLANGSIDTAAYTIQHKGSGPDTTRQKSPHVHATYFTPDNAFLLVPDLGIDKIMVYRFDAKNGKPWVMYQPGISPPGAGPRHVEIHPSAPFVYAVEELSGHIHAFRRTQDGGLKSVQRISALPPAFKGSIGGADVHISNDGKFLYASNRGTSNTLAIFRIDEKSGMLTLLNHQDTKGVKPRNFTIDPSGKFLLVANQETDEIVIFKRDSKTGMLTDTDQRIPVSSPVCLKWAKMR